A section of the Flavobacterium sp. CG_23.5 genome encodes:
- a CDS encoding flavin reductase family protein, whose amino-acid sequence MKHISKDDISQMEKIERLNLINSCTGYKSANLLATKSINGESNVAIFSSVTHLGSNPALIGFIMRPTTVPRDTYKNIRETGYFTVNHVTVDMIEDAHHTSANYELGVSEFDKTNLEEEYKNNIEIPFVKGSPVQLYCKYVNEYYIKENDTIHIIASIENLFFDEELQHKDGWLQIDKGNVVAINGLDGYCLPKLVDRFQYARKNQPTKTF is encoded by the coding sequence ATGAAGCACATTTCTAAAGACGACATTTCTCAAATGGAAAAAATCGAAAGATTGAATTTGATTAATTCTTGCACCGGATATAAATCAGCTAATTTACTTGCAACAAAATCCATTAATGGAGAATCAAATGTAGCAATTTTCAGTAGTGTGACCCATTTAGGAAGCAATCCTGCATTAATTGGATTTATCATGCGACCTACAACTGTTCCCAGAGATACATACAAAAACATAAGAGAAACCGGTTACTTCACTGTCAATCACGTTACGGTTGATATGATTGAAGATGCCCATCATACCTCGGCGAATTACGAACTTGGGGTTTCTGAATTTGACAAAACCAATCTGGAAGAAGAGTATAAAAATAATATAGAAATTCCGTTTGTAAAAGGAAGTCCCGTTCAATTGTATTGCAAATATGTAAATGAATATTACATCAAGGAAAATGATACGATTCATATTATTGCATCAATCGAAAATTTATTTTTTGACGAAGAATTGCAACACAAAGATGGCTGGCTACAAATTGACAAGGGAAATGTGGTGGCAATAAATGGACTCGATGGCTATTGTTTACCCAAATTAGTGGATCGTTTTCAATATGCTAGAAAAAACCAGCCAACTAAAACTTTTTAA
- a CDS encoding glycine zipper family protein yields MKSLYIMLISLVIFSCQNQGKMEIQKAKQASIDSMKVANADSIKVAFEKQKVIDSMQIEMTKVNEQKVEVQREVVVVNHEPGTTTTTTTRKKKGWSSTAKGAVIGAGVGAATGAIVSKKKGQGAIIGGLLGAGVGAGTGAIIDGNKQN; encoded by the coding sequence ATGAAGTCACTATATATTATGTTAATCTCGTTAGTTATATTTTCTTGTCAAAATCAAGGAAAAATGGAAATTCAAAAAGCTAAACAGGCTAGTATTGATTCAATGAAAGTTGCTAATGCTGATTCCATTAAAGTTGCATTTGAGAAACAAAAAGTTATCGATTCCATGCAAATTGAAATGACGAAAGTTAATGAGCAAAAAGTAGAAGTACAAAGAGAAGTTGTTGTAGTTAATCATGAACCGGGTACCACAACTACAACCACCACTAGAAAAAAGAAAGGTTGGAGTTCAACTGCTAAAGGGGCCGTAATTGGCGCGGGAGTTGGTGCTGCAACTGGTGCAATTGTCAGTAAGAAAAAAGGTCAAGGAGCTATAATAGGTGGTTTATTAGGCGCAGGAGTAGGTGCTGGAACTGGAGCAATTATTGACGGAAACAAACAGAATTAA
- the kynU gene encoding kynureninase: MTFENTLEFAQQLDSQDSLKKYQDEFIFPQVNGKKVVYFTGNSLGLQPKRTKAYVDEVMNDWANLAVEGHFYSEKPWWDYHERFANPLSKIVGALPSEVTVMNTLTVNLHLLMVSFYQPTKTRYKIICEEKAFPSDQYMFQSQVHFHSRNLGIKPEDAIVEIKRREGEHNIRLEDVLAKIAEVGEDLALVLIGGVNYYTGQVFDMKTITEAGHKAGAIVGWDLAHAAGNIKLDLHDWNVDFAAWCSYKYMNSGPGNASGCFIHEKHHNDANLPRFAGWWGHNKERRFKMEQTFDPIHGADGWQISNLPILSLAPYLASVEMFDEIGMDALIEKRDRITSYLEFILHQIDKEVNSSFEIITPSNPAERASQLSVLLHGEGRSLFDYLMKNGVITDWREPNVIRLAPVPLYCSFEDMYNFGQILKKGILG; the protein is encoded by the coding sequence ATGACTTTCGAAAATACTCTTGAATTTGCACAACAGCTCGATTCCCAAGATTCTTTAAAAAAATACCAGGATGAATTTATCTTTCCTCAAGTAAATGGGAAGAAGGTTGTCTATTTTACTGGTAACTCATTAGGGTTACAGCCGAAACGCACGAAAGCTTACGTGGATGAGGTCATGAATGACTGGGCAAACCTTGCCGTTGAAGGTCATTTTTACAGCGAAAAACCTTGGTGGGATTACCACGAAAGATTTGCTAATCCGCTGAGTAAAATAGTAGGAGCGCTTCCAAGTGAAGTTACGGTAATGAATACTTTAACGGTGAATCTTCATTTATTGATGGTTTCGTTTTACCAACCTACAAAAACCAGGTATAAAATCATTTGTGAAGAAAAAGCCTTTCCTTCTGATCAATATATGTTTCAAAGTCAAGTTCATTTTCATTCCCGAAACCTCGGGATAAAACCAGAAGATGCTATTGTCGAAATCAAACGTCGTGAAGGAGAACACAATATTCGCCTAGAAGATGTTTTGGCAAAAATTGCCGAAGTAGGTGAGGATTTGGCATTGGTTTTAATTGGTGGAGTAAATTATTATACGGGACAGGTTTTCGATATGAAAACTATAACGGAAGCTGGCCACAAAGCAGGGGCAATAGTAGGCTGGGATTTGGCTCATGCAGCGGGAAATATTAAATTAGATCTTCATGATTGGAATGTAGATTTTGCGGCCTGGTGCAGTTACAAATACATGAATTCAGGACCTGGAAATGCGTCAGGATGTTTCATTCATGAAAAACACCACAATGATGCTAATTTACCAAGATTTGCCGGTTGGTGGGGACACAATAAAGAACGCCGTTTCAAAATGGAACAAACTTTCGATCCTATCCATGGTGCCGATGGTTGGCAAATAAGCAACTTACCTATACTTTCTTTAGCACCTTATTTGGCATCAGTAGAAATGTTTGATGAAATAGGGATGGATGCTTTAATCGAAAAAAGAGATAGAATCACTTCTTATTTGGAATTTATTCTTCACCAAATTGACAAAGAGGTAAACAGCAGTTTCGAAATTATAACACCGTCAAACCCTGCCGAAAGAGCGTCGCAATTATCAGTTTTGTTGCATGGGGAAGGACGCAGTTTATTTGATTATCTGATGAAAAACGGCGTAATTACAGATTGGCGCGAACCTAATGTGATTCGTTTAGCTCCTGTTCCCTTGTACTGTTCATTTGAAGACATGTACAATTTTGGTCAAATTCTTAAAAAAGGTATTTTAGGATAA
- a CDS encoding SIMPL domain-containing protein codes for MLKNNLNVIILAIAVVVSSYLFSNAFQNRNKSNNTISVTGLGKKDFVSDLIVWSGSFSKKSSTLKEAYASLDTDRERIKSYLAGKGIKDNEMVFSAVNFNKDFETIFNTNGTTKQQIFTGFTLTQSVSIQSKEVNKIEEISRQSSELINSGVEFYSNPPEYYYTKLAELKIKMIAEATKDASIRAKSIAENAVANLGNLKKSDMGVFQITGQNSSEDFSYGGSFNTQSKNKTANITVKLVYQVD; via the coding sequence ATGCTTAAAAATAATTTGAATGTTATCATTCTTGCAATTGCTGTAGTTGTTTCTTCTTATTTATTTTCGAATGCTTTTCAGAATCGAAATAAAAGTAACAATACGATAAGTGTAACGGGATTAGGGAAGAAAGATTTTGTTTCTGATTTGATTGTTTGGAGTGGCTCCTTTTCTAAAAAAAGTTCGACTTTGAAAGAAGCCTATGCTTCACTGGATACCGACAGAGAAAGAATAAAAAGCTATTTGGCAGGCAAAGGCATTAAGGACAATGAAATGGTATTTTCGGCGGTGAATTTCAATAAAGATTTTGAGACTATATTCAATACAAATGGCACTACCAAGCAACAAATATTCACTGGATTCACACTAACCCAAAGTGTCAGTATTCAATCTAAGGAAGTAAATAAGATTGAAGAAATTTCGAGACAATCCAGTGAACTGATCAACTCCGGTGTGGAATTTTATTCGAATCCACCTGAATATTATTACACAAAATTAGCCGAACTAAAAATAAAAATGATTGCCGAAGCTACTAAAGACGCAAGTATTAGAGCCAAAAGCATCGCTGAAAATGCGGTTGCAAATCTGGGAAATCTAAAAAAATCGGATATGGGAGTTTTTCAAATTACAGGTCAAAACTCATCGGAAGATTTTTCTTATGGCGGTTCTTTTAATACGCAGTCCAAAAACAAAACTGCAAATATTACTGTAAAACTGGTTTATCAAGTGGATTAG
- the queA gene encoding tRNA preQ1(34) S-adenosylmethionine ribosyltransferase-isomerase QueA: MKLSHFQFDLPKELLAEYPAENRDEARLMVIDRKKGTIEHKMFKDVIDYFDDGDVLILNNTKVFPARLYGNKEKTGARIEVFLLRELNSEQRLWDVLVDPARKIRIGNKLYFGDDDSLVAEVIDNTTSRGRTLRFLYDGSYEEFRNKLTELGETPIPKYISRDVTPEDAERYQTIYAKEEGAVAAPTAGLHFSKNLLKKLEIKGIKFAEVTLHVGLGTFNPVEVEDLSKHKMDSEELKITQEACDIVNDAKVKKKRICAVGTTSMRAVESAVSSQRTLNPFDGWTNKFVFPPHDFSIATCMITNFHTPKSTLLMMVSAFCGHDLMKKAYAEAIQEGYKFYSYGDAMLII; this comes from the coding sequence ATGAAATTATCACATTTTCAATTTGATTTACCAAAAGAACTTCTAGCTGAATATCCTGCCGAAAACAGAGATGAAGCACGTCTTATGGTTATTGATCGTAAGAAAGGAACTATAGAACATAAAATGTTCAAAGACGTTATCGATTATTTTGATGACGGAGATGTTTTAATTCTGAATAATACCAAGGTTTTCCCAGCGCGTTTGTATGGAAATAAGGAAAAAACAGGAGCAAGAATCGAAGTTTTTTTACTTAGAGAATTAAACTCTGAGCAAAGACTTTGGGATGTTTTAGTTGATCCAGCCCGTAAAATCAGAATTGGTAATAAATTATATTTTGGCGATGACGATTCATTAGTTGCCGAAGTAATTGATAATACTACTTCTCGTGGAAGAACATTGCGTTTCCTTTACGACGGTTCTTATGAAGAATTCAGAAATAAATTGACGGAACTAGGAGAAACTCCAATTCCAAAATACATTTCAAGAGACGTAACTCCGGAAGATGCGGAACGTTACCAAACCATCTATGCTAAAGAAGAAGGAGCAGTAGCAGCACCAACAGCAGGTTTGCATTTTTCTAAAAACCTATTGAAAAAATTAGAGATAAAAGGAATCAAATTTGCCGAAGTTACACTTCACGTAGGTTTAGGAACTTTCAATCCGGTTGAGGTAGAAGATTTATCGAAACACAAAATGGATTCTGAGGAATTAAAAATTACTCAAGAAGCGTGCGATATCGTTAACGATGCCAAAGTTAAAAAGAAACGTATTTGTGCCGTAGGAACTACTTCTATGCGCGCAGTTGAAAGCGCGGTTTCATCACAAAGAACATTGAATCCATTCGATGGTTGGACAAACAAATTCGTTTTCCCTCCTCATGATTTCAGTATTGCGACTTGTATGATTACTAATTTTCATACACCAAAATCTACTTTATTAATGATGGTATCTGCATTTTGCGGACATGATTTGATGAAAAAAGCATATGCTGAAGCGATCCAAGAAGGGTATAAATTCTATTCTTACGGAGATGCTATGTTGATTATATAA
- the aroA gene encoding 3-phosphoshikimate 1-carboxyvinyltransferase: MNLKLSTNSQFTIDNSQLNITGSKSETNRLLLLQALFSNITLANTSNSDDSEVMQKALKGNEEIVDIHHAGTAMRFLTAYFAVNEGREVVLTGSSRMQERPIKVLVEALEQLGAQISYEKEAGYPPIRIKGQKITASKVNIPANVSSQYISALLLVAPKLENGIQITLVGEITSVPYIKMTLALLNDLDIKTSFEGNVITVYPKPAVESKVMTVESDWSSASYFFSLAALAEEATISLTSYNENSLQGDSALVQIYKQMGVETHFEGNKMTLVKQSNFKLKTLNLDLNNTPDIAQTIVVTCLGLGIGCHLTGLHTLKIKETDRLEALLIELTKLGANISVTNDSLTLVASNNINHNVPIATYNDHRMAMAFAPLALKVPIVIENAEVVSKSYPDFWEDMKKLGIEISEK; the protein is encoded by the coding sequence ATGAATTTAAAATTAAGCACGAATTCACAATTCACAATTGACAATTCACAATTAAACATTACTGGCTCAAAAAGTGAAACCAACCGACTATTATTGTTACAAGCCTTATTTTCAAATATTACATTAGCGAATACTTCGAACTCTGATGACAGTGAAGTAATGCAAAAAGCATTGAAAGGAAACGAGGAAATAGTAGATATTCATCATGCGGGAACGGCGATGCGATTTCTAACAGCTTATTTTGCGGTTAATGAAGGACGTGAAGTCGTGTTGACAGGTTCTTCAAGAATGCAGGAGCGTCCGATCAAAGTTTTGGTGGAAGCGTTGGAGCAATTAGGTGCGCAAATCTCTTACGAGAAGGAAGCAGGGTACCCGCCTATTCGAATCAAAGGACAAAAAATTACGGCTTCTAAAGTTAATATTCCGGCAAATGTAAGCAGTCAATACATTTCGGCATTATTATTAGTGGCACCAAAACTAGAAAATGGAATTCAAATCACTTTGGTAGGTGAAATCACTTCTGTTCCTTACATCAAAATGACCTTGGCATTGTTGAATGATTTAGATATTAAAACCAGTTTTGAAGGAAATGTGATTACCGTTTATCCAAAACCAGCAGTGGAATCGAAAGTTATGACTGTAGAATCCGATTGGAGTTCTGCTTCGTACTTTTTTAGTTTGGCTGCTTTAGCGGAGGAAGCTACTATTTCGTTAACTAGTTACAATGAAAACAGTTTGCAAGGAGATTCGGCTTTGGTTCAAATTTATAAGCAAATGGGAGTCGAAACTCACTTTGAAGGAAACAAAATGACTTTGGTTAAACAATCTAATTTTAAACTTAAAACTTTAAACTTAGATTTAAATAATACGCCTGATATTGCCCAAACTATAGTGGTTACTTGTCTTGGTTTAGGAATAGGTTGTCACCTCACAGGACTTCATACCTTGAAAATTAAAGAAACAGATAGACTGGAAGCACTGCTAATTGAACTAACAAAATTGGGAGCCAATATTTCGGTGACCAATGATAGTTTGACGCTTGTGGCTTCAAACAATATCAATCATAATGTGCCAATTGCTACATATAACGATCACCGAATGGCGATGGCATTTGCACCTTTGGCCTTGAAAGTACCAATTGTAATTGAAAATGCCGAAGTAGTATCTAAGTCCTATCCTGATTTTTGGGAAGACATGAAAAAATTAGGTATTGAAATCTCAGAAAAATAA
- a CDS encoding nucleotide pyrophosphohydrolase: MNLKNSQLEVDTWIKEHGVRYFNELTNMAQLTEEVGEVARIIARRYGEQSEKESDKNKDLGEELADVVFVVLCLANQTGIDLQAAFDKKMDLKSVRDKDRHKNNEKLK, translated from the coding sequence ATGAACCTAAAAAACTCCCAGCTCGAAGTAGATACTTGGATAAAAGAACACGGCGTTCGCTATTTCAACGAATTGACCAATATGGCACAACTTACGGAAGAAGTAGGTGAAGTGGCCCGAATCATTGCCCGTCGTTACGGAGAACAATCCGAAAAAGAAAGCGATAAAAACAAAGATCTCGGTGAAGAATTAGCTGATGTGGTTTTTGTAGTTTTATGTTTAGCGAATCAAACCGGAATCGATTTGCAAGCTGCTTTCGATAAGAAAATGGATTTGAAATCCGTTAGAGATAAAGATCGTCACAAAAACAACGAGAAACTCAAATAA
- a CDS encoding DUF3857 domain-containing protein has translation MLFKKALLVVVLLFSISKMKAQNFELGKVSISELQEKAHPKDTSAVAAILFKKGKLSFEYSQENGFAMLTEVKMRIKIYKKEGYDWANQKVRYYLGNNTKEKVSFSEAMTYNLVAGKIEKTKLKSDGEFDEIINRYWGQKKITLPNVKEGSIIEFQYNIRSYNVVSPREWAFQSSVPVNYSEYNSYVPEYFVYNSTLKGFITPKITVDTSNKSIVLTSKERTQNGMVTKTSFSNDKIDYLETKTNYLVENIPAMKDEVYVNDIDNYKTSLVQELSMTKYPNSPLKTYSTDWNSVVKTIYQYDDFGPELNKTGYFEEDLKVVIAGLNTVEEKVDAILKYVKATVKWNEYYGYSCNDGVKKAYKDKTGNVAEINLMLTAMLRYAGLTANPVLVSTRSNGIAMFPNRTAFNYVIGAVEDGANLILLDATDPFSTPNVLPFRALNWVGRLVRKDGTSREVDLMPKTTSNNIVTMNYSLNEKGEVLGKLRRQRTDHNAMVFRESIKDSKEDVYLEKLENENDQMEIQEYSRTNEKQLKLPIAETLSFSGANFSELIGGKIYIKPMLSFVQKQNYFKQENREYPVDFGFPYLDKYAINIQIPAGFKVETLPTAMNISMQDNLANFKFMTSLVGNTIQISIVNQMNTPIVSAEYYSTLKEYFQKVIEKQNEKIVLIKI, from the coding sequence ATGTTATTCAAAAAAGCACTTCTAGTAGTAGTACTTCTATTTTCAATTTCTAAAATGAAAGCACAAAATTTTGAATTAGGGAAGGTTTCCATTTCAGAATTACAAGAGAAAGCGCATCCGAAAGATACTTCTGCTGTAGCGGCTATCCTATTCAAAAAAGGGAAATTAAGTTTTGAATATTCTCAAGAAAATGGGTTTGCAATGCTCACAGAAGTGAAAATGCGAATAAAGATTTATAAAAAAGAGGGATATGATTGGGCAAATCAAAAAGTGAGATATTATTTAGGGAATAATACCAAGGAAAAAGTATCTTTCTCTGAAGCAATGACTTATAATTTAGTCGCCGGTAAAATTGAAAAAACAAAATTAAAAAGCGATGGAGAATTTGATGAAATTATAAATAGGTATTGGGGGCAAAAAAAAATAACATTGCCTAATGTAAAAGAAGGTTCAATTATTGAATTCCAATACAATATTCGATCTTATAATGTAGTAAGTCCTAGGGAATGGGCTTTTCAATCTAGTGTTCCTGTAAATTATTCGGAATATAATTCCTATGTACCAGAATACTTTGTTTATAATTCTACTTTAAAAGGATTTATAACACCCAAAATAACTGTTGATACATCAAATAAATCTATTGTTTTAACTTCCAAAGAAAGAACACAAAACGGGATGGTCACAAAGACTTCTTTTTCTAATGATAAAATTGATTATTTAGAAACAAAAACAAATTATTTAGTGGAAAATATTCCTGCCATGAAGGATGAAGTTTATGTGAATGATATTGATAATTATAAGACTAGTTTGGTGCAAGAACTATCGATGACAAAATATCCAAATTCACCTCTAAAAACATACTCAACAGATTGGAATTCAGTTGTAAAAACAATTTACCAATATGATGATTTTGGTCCTGAATTGAATAAAACAGGTTATTTTGAAGAGGATTTAAAAGTTGTGATTGCGGGATTGAATACAGTAGAAGAAAAAGTTGATGCAATTTTAAAATACGTAAAAGCAACTGTAAAATGGAATGAATATTACGGATATTCCTGTAATGATGGAGTGAAAAAAGCTTACAAAGACAAAACGGGTAATGTAGCCGAAATAAACCTGATGCTAACAGCAATGCTTCGTTACGCTGGCTTAACCGCAAACCCTGTCTTAGTAAGTACTAGGTCCAATGGAATTGCAATGTTTCCTAATAGAACAGCTTTTAATTATGTAATTGGAGCTGTTGAAGATGGAGCTAATTTAATCTTACTGGATGCCACTGATCCTTTTTCGACACCAAATGTTTTACCTTTTAGAGCGCTAAATTGGGTTGGTCGATTAGTACGAAAAGACGGAACCTCGCGCGAAGTAGATTTGATGCCAAAAACGACCTCTAATAATATAGTAACAATGAATTATTCTTTAAATGAAAAAGGGGAAGTTTTAGGAAAATTACGAAGACAAAGAACCGATCATAATGCGATGGTTTTTAGAGAATCGATAAAAGATAGTAAAGAAGACGTTTATCTTGAAAAGTTAGAAAATGAGAATGATCAAATGGAGATACAAGAATATTCCAGAACAAACGAAAAACAGCTGAAATTGCCTATTGCTGAGACATTATCTTTTAGTGGTGCCAATTTTAGTGAATTAATCGGGGGAAAAATTTATATAAAACCAATGCTATCTTTTGTTCAGAAACAAAATTATTTTAAACAAGAAAACAGAGAATATCCAGTAGATTTTGGTTTTCCTTATTTGGATAAATATGCAATAAATATTCAGATCCCAGCGGGATTTAAGGTGGAAACCCTTCCAACTGCAATGAATATTTCGATGCAGGATAATTTAGCAAATTTCAAATTCATGACAAGTTTAGTAGGCAATACGATTCAGATATCTATTGTAAATCAAATGAATACTCCAATCGTTTCAGCAGAATATTATTCAACGCTAAAAGAATATTTTCAAAAAGTAATTGAAAAACAAAATGAGAAAATTGTTCTTATTAAAATATAA
- a CDS encoding DUF3857 domain-containing protein — MNIKTKRVVTVLNEKGLGAIQASEYYSKTASIKSIEAVVYDVLGNEIKKIKRKDFRDQSAVSGSTLFSDDRIIYLNYTPIQYPFTVIFESELETSNTAFIPQWYPVADYFVSIEKSILNVSYPPDLGFKKMESNFYNFKIKKTIDTPSQLSYTAANIPAQKEEDYSPSFNSIFPKVMMGLELFHLENVDGTAKTWEAFGKWYSDKILTGTTELPEETKAKMKALVGDEKDPIKKAKLIYDYVQKKSRYVNISIGIGGWKPMLAGDVDRLGYGDCKALTNYTKALLNAVDVPSYNTILYGNPRKKDIEKDFVSMQGNHMILSIPNGDNYVWLECTSQDTPFGYQGTFTDDRNVLIMKPSGGEIVHTKIYEDKGNTQVSKGNYTIAENGDFSGKISIVSEGSQYNRKADVENMQPTDKELHYKEYWDNINNLKLEKITFTNDKEKIRFTENAGINAINYGSISANKMMFVLNAYNQFSGNIKRIRNRINPLEIQRGFVDTDEIEVKLPVGFNIEFLPAGFELDSKFGAYKTEIVKKDASNLIYKRTLFIKKGIYSNKEYDEYRLFIEQISRNDNAKIILTKNQ, encoded by the coding sequence ATGAATATTAAAACTAAAAGGGTAGTTACAGTTCTAAACGAAAAAGGGCTAGGCGCCATACAAGCATCTGAATATTATAGTAAGACTGCATCTATAAAAAGTATAGAAGCTGTTGTTTATGATGTTTTAGGCAATGAAATAAAAAAAATAAAACGAAAGGATTTTAGAGATCAGAGTGCAGTAAGTGGCAGCACTCTTTTTTCAGATGACCGAATTATTTATCTGAATTACACTCCCATACAATATCCTTTTACAGTCATTTTCGAAAGTGAATTAGAAACTTCTAATACTGCTTTTATACCGCAATGGTATCCTGTGGCAGACTATTTTGTAAGTATCGAAAAAAGTATTCTTAATGTAAGTTATCCACCAGATCTTGGTTTTAAAAAAATGGAATCTAATTTTTATAATTTTAAAATTAAAAAGACTATTGATACTCCATCGCAACTTTCCTATACCGCAGCAAATATTCCGGCTCAAAAGGAAGAAGACTATAGCCCTAGTTTTAATTCGATTTTTCCAAAAGTAATGATGGGTCTAGAACTATTTCATCTTGAAAATGTTGATGGAACTGCTAAAACCTGGGAAGCTTTCGGGAAATGGTACTCCGATAAAATTTTAACCGGCACAACAGAATTGCCTGAAGAAACCAAGGCGAAAATGAAAGCATTGGTTGGAGATGAAAAAGACCCGATAAAAAAAGCAAAACTAATCTATGATTATGTCCAAAAAAAATCGCGATACGTAAATATTAGCATTGGAATTGGAGGATGGAAACCTATGTTAGCCGGCGACGTAGATCGATTGGGCTACGGGGATTGTAAAGCATTGACCAATTATACCAAGGCACTCCTAAATGCCGTAGATGTTCCCTCTTACAATACCATATTATATGGAAATCCAAGAAAAAAAGATATCGAAAAAGACTTTGTTTCAATGCAAGGAAATCACATGATTTTATCGATTCCCAATGGGGATAATTATGTTTGGCTTGAATGTACCAGTCAGGATACTCCGTTTGGATATCAGGGAACTTTTACAGATGACAGAAATGTTTTGATTATGAAACCAAGTGGAGGTGAAATTGTGCATACCAAAATCTATGAGGATAAAGGAAATACTCAAGTTAGTAAAGGGAATTATACTATTGCTGAAAACGGCGATTTCTCTGGTAAAATCAGTATTGTTTCTGAAGGTTCCCAATACAATAGAAAAGCGGATGTAGAAAATATGCAGCCAACGGATAAAGAATTGCATTATAAAGAATATTGGGATAATATCAATAATTTGAAGCTAGAGAAAATAACATTCACTAATGATAAAGAAAAAATAAGATTTACCGAGAATGCGGGTATAAACGCCATTAATTACGGAAGCATTTCTGCTAATAAAATGATGTTTGTCTTGAATGCGTACAATCAATTTTCAGGAAATATAAAAAGAATAAGGAATCGTATAAATCCATTGGAAATACAAAGAGGTTTTGTAGATACGGATGAAATTGAAGTTAAATTGCCAGTTGGATTCAACATAGAGTTTCTTCCAGCAGGTTTTGAATTGGATTCCAAGTTTGGAGCCTACAAAACAGAAATAGTTAAAAAAGATGCTTCTAATTTAATTTATAAAAGAACTCTTTTTATTAAAAAAGGAATATATTCTAACAAGGAATATGACGAGTACCGCCTTTTCATTGAACAAATTTCTAGAAACGATAATGCAAAAATAATTTTAACCAAAAATCAATAA
- the dtd gene encoding D-aminoacyl-tRNA deacylase — translation MKIVLQRVSSASVTIENKIVADIQKGLLVLVGIEDDDAQQDIDWLVGKIANIRIFDDADHVMNLSVKDIDGDIIVVSQFTLHASTKKGNRPSYIKASKPDVAIPLYENFVKHLEIELGKKVQTGIFGADMKVLLLNDGPVTITIDSKNKN, via the coding sequence ATGAAAATCGTCCTTCAAAGAGTTTCCTCCGCCTCGGTAACCATAGAAAATAAAATTGTAGCCGATATCCAAAAAGGATTATTGGTTTTAGTTGGTATTGAAGATGATGACGCTCAACAAGATATTGATTGGCTGGTAGGTAAAATTGCCAATATTCGTATTTTTGATGATGCAGATCATGTGATGAATTTATCTGTAAAAGACATTGATGGAGATATAATCGTAGTAAGCCAATTTACACTTCATGCTTCTACTAAAAAAGGAAATCGTCCATCGTATATTAAAGCTTCAAAACCAGATGTTGCCATTCCCTTGTATGAGAATTTTGTGAAACACCTAGAAATTGAGCTGGGTAAGAAAGTTCAAACGGGTATTTTTGGTGCAGACATGAAAGTACTTTTGTTAAATGATGGCCCGGTGACTATAACTATTGACAGTAAAAATAAAAATTAA